A window of the Eremothecium cymbalariae DBVPG#7215 chromosome 5, complete sequence genome harbors these coding sequences:
- a CDS encoding pyruvate kinase (similar to Ashbya gossypii ADR368W): MESRLGWLASLKFDTGSALRRTSIIGTIGPKTNNPETLVELRKAGLNIVRMNFSHGSYEYHQSVIDNARKSEELYPGRPLGIALDTKGPEIRTGTTTDNVDYPIPPNHEMLFTTDEKYAKSCDDKVMYVDYKNITRVIEKGRIIYVDDGVLSFEVLEILDDQNMKVKSLNAGKICSHKGVNLPGTDVDLPALSEKDKADLRFGVKNGVHMVFASFIRTADDVLTIRDILGEEGKDIKIIVKIENQQGVNNFDEILKVTDGVMVARGDLGIEIPAPQVFAVQKQLIAKCNLAGKPVICATQMLESMTYNPRPTRAEVSDVGNAVLDGADCVMLSGETAKGNYPINAVTTMAETALIAEQAIPYVPTYDDIRNLTPKPTPTAETIAAAAVAATFEQKAKAIVVLSTSGDTPRLASKYKPNVPIVMVTRNPRAARFCHLYRGVFPFVYEKEPNSEWTADIEDRLNFGVEKAKEFGILADGDTIVAIQGFAAGVGHSNTLRVLEV; the protein is encoded by the coding sequence atggaatctAGATTAGGTTGGTTGGCAAGTTTGAAGTTCGATACAGGCTCTGCTTTGAGAAGAACTTCGATCATTGGTACTATTGGTCCAAAGACCAACAATCCAGAGACTTTGGTTGAGTTGAGAAAGGCTGGTTTGAACATTGTTAGAATGAACTTCTCCCATGGTTCTTACGAGTACCACCAGTCTGTGATTGACAATGCTAGAAAGTCTGAGGAACTATATCCAGGTAGACCTTTGGGTATTGCTTTGGACACAAAGGGTCCTGAAATTAGAACTGGTACTACTACTGACAATGTTGATTACCCTATTCCTCCAAACCATGAGATGCTCTTCACCACTGATGAAAAGTATGCCAAGTCATGTGACGACAAGGTCATGTACGTAGACTACAAGAACATTACACGGGTTATAGAAAAGGGTAGAATCATCTATGTCGATGATGGTGTCTTAtcatttgaagttttggagATTCTCGATGATCAGAATATGAAGGTCAAGTCCTTGAACGCTGGTAAAATATGTTCCCATAAAGGTGTGAACTTGCCAGGTACGGATGTTGACTTGCCTGCTTTATCTGAAAAAGATAAAGCTGATTTGCGTTTTGGTGTGAAGAATGGTGTTCATATGGTCTttgcttcttttattaGAACTGCAGATGATGTCTTGACCATCAGAGACATCTTGGGTGAAGAAGGTAAGGACATCAAGATTATCGTTAAGATTGAAAACCAGCAAGGTGTAAATAACTTTGATGAAATCTTGAAGGTTACCGATGGTGTAATGGTTGCCAGAGGTGACTTGGGTATTGAAATCCCAGCTCCTCAAGTTTTTGCCGTTCAGAAACAGTTGATTGCTAAGTGTAACTTGGCTGGTAAGCCAGTCATTTGTGCTACTCAAATGTTGGAATCAATGACGTACAACCCAAGACCAACCAGAGCTGAAGTCTCTGATGTTGGTAACGCTGTTTTGGATGGTGCTGACTGTGTTATGTTGTCAGGTGAGACTGCTAAGGGTAACTATCCAATCAACGCCGTTACCACCATGGCTGAAACTGCTCTGATTGCTGAACAAGCTATCCCATACGTTCCAACCTACGATGACATCAGAAATCTGACTCCAAAGCCAACACCAACTGCTGAAAccattgctgctgctgctgttgctgctacTTTTGAGCAAAAGGCTAAGGCTATCGTGGTCTTATCCACATCTGGTGACACCCCAAGATTGGCTTCCAAGTACAAGCCAAATGTTCCAATTGTCATGGTTACCAGAAACCCAAGAGCAGCTAGATTCTGTCACTTGTATAGAGGCGTCTTCCCATTCGTTTATGAAAAAGAGCCAAACTCAGAATGGACTGCTGACATCGAAGACAGATTGAACTTCGGTGTTGAGAAGGCTAAGGAATTTGGCATTCTAGCAGACGGTGACACCATTGTCGCCATCCAAGGTTTTGCTGCAGGTGTCGGTCATTCCAACACCTTGAGAGTCTTGGAAGTTTAA
- the REV1 gene encoding deoxycytidyl transferase (similar to Ashbya gossypii ADR369C) translates to MRHEQWVNEDARENVKLGVDKRGSAFSQEEQEEESKPTTDTCYKGHDEDVRDWRFHGYGEYFDRKRQLQKAQDERLCEEYEELGEKFRRVFEGCKVYINGRTDPDREQLRKEIVLHGGQFVQYLTKKSDVTHIVAQNLSAAKCIEFRNFKVVQPGWIGACVRIGKMLSWREYSVIVRSGDQPFLELPRNIEPQRSVSCKEPGFVEDFFSKSRLHRLSVWKADLHEKFLAKYLYTTPKVNLGLQNRICVFHIDFDCFFATVSAIKYRYQDADSSLPLAVSHGQHNSDVASCNYAARSYGVRNGMWVAEAKKLCPNLVCLPYAFAEYESASNKFYEVLQEFNKFDTVLPISVDEALGVINCNIGVESCEEICVELRKRVVQATGCRVSIGCAPSLVLARLALKRAKPDGYIMCVENTNDELKYPGTSNIYLRTRDDLFEQCMLRDLPGVGRSTAEKLIYDSGYKTTIAEVSKLFSRNDLIKRLGPSTGTKLAAFLQGKDDLESRIIQNPREYLSRKSISAEINWGLRFDSIHEIDSFIDEMVRYLAKRLSEKKLETSQVKLKIMRRSPHAAIEPVKYLGMGECDSYSKSSNLGVPTDNVGIITSEIKACFRILGCPPKDLRGLSVQMFKLSTCRTSKNQQMSLPFAVVKTLSTPSNRSTKPILGPPAKKRKQSYSPAREFFGLYNKSMQKALSHVMSGKLSTTLNDSFLEALPTDIADELRRDHAICKKASTSYLPKKRIGLVEGGYGQRDNCSIHLKSNTLMSPVLFQGLTRPKRIQQLIVPWISETIASNGPNKDDLKLFTSYLDKLCSAGPARLHLIVMIAQLISQQLKIHELHCERRSFQEWEEFLLKVVTIKLNQCRQQDKRNISISFDF, encoded by the coding sequence ATGCGGCATGAGCAATGGGTAAATGAGGACGCGCGTGAGAATGTCAAGTTAGGAGTGGATAAGCGTGGGTCAGCATTTTCtcaggaggagcaggaaGAGGAGAGCAAGCCAACGACGGATACATGCTATAAGGGGcatgatgaagatgtgCGCGATTGGAGATTTCATGGATATGGAGAATACTTTGATAGGAAGCGTCAATTACAGAAGGCACAAGATGAGAGGCTATGTGAGGAGTATGAAGAATTAGGGGAGAAATTTAGGCGGGTCTTTGAGGGTTGTAAAGTGTATATCAATGGGAGGACGGATCCAGATCGTGAACAATTGCGGAAAGAAATTGTTTTACACGGGGGACAGTTTGTACAATATTTGACCAAAAAGTCAGACGTGACTCACATTGTAGCGCAGAACTTAAGTGCAGCTAAATGTATTGAATTTCgtaattttaaagttgtTCAACCTGGTTGGATTGGGGCTTGTGTGCGGATTGGAAAGATGTTATCGTGGCGGGAATACTCGGTTATAGTGCGGAGCGGGGATCAGCCTTTTCTAGAGTTGCCACGGAATATTGAGCCACAACGTTCCGTTTCATGTAAGGAACCGGGGTTCGTGGAGGACTTCTTCTCCAAGTCGCGTTTACATCGTCTTTCCGTCTGGAAAGCAGACCTTCACGAGAAATTTCTCGCCAAATATCTTTACACAACTCCTAAAGTCAATTTAGGTTTACAAAATAGGATATGTGTGTTTCATATAGATTTCGACTGCTTTTTTGCGACCGTTTCAGCCATCAAGTATAGGTATCAAGATGCTGACTCTTCCCTGCCATTGGCTGTATCTCATGGTCAACATAACTCAGATGTGGCTAGTTGTAATTATGCAGCGCGTTCTTACGGAGTGCGTAATGGAATGTGGGTTGCAGAAGCGAAAAAGCTCTGCCCAAATCTTGTTTGCTTGCCATATGCATTTGCTGAGTATGAATCTGCGTCCAACAAGTTTTATGAAGTGCTTCAAGAATTTAATAAGTTTGATACTGTACTTCCCATCTCCGTTGATGAGGCACTCGGTGTGATCAATTGCAATATAGGAGTGGAGAGCTGTGAAGAGATATGTGTAGAGCTACGAAAAAGGGTTGTTCAGGCTACTGGCTGTAGGGTAAGTATTGGATGTGCCCCTTCTCTTGTACTAGCGAGATTAGCGCTGAAAAGAGCGAAGCCGGACGGCTACATTATGTGCGTTGAAAACACTAATGATGAACTGAAGTATCCCGGAACAAGTAACATATATTTGAGAACACGGGATGATCTTTTTGAGCAATGCATGCTACGGGATTTGCCAGGAGTGGGACGCTCCACTGCAGAGAAATTGATATATGACAGTGGTTATAAAACCACAATTGCCGAGGTAAGTAAGCTCTTTTCTCGAAATGATCTAATAAAAAGACTAGGGCCCAGCACAGGTACTAAATTGGCTGCATTTCTACAAGGTAAAGATGATTTAGAGTCACGGATCATTCAAAATCCAAGAGAGTACTTATCAAGAAAATCTATATCCGCTGAAATCAATTGGGGGCTGAGATTTGATTCCATTCATGAAATCGATTCTTTCATTGATGAAATGGTACGTTATTTGGCTAAAAGACTatcagaaaaaaaattagagACATCCCAAGTAAAACTTAAAATAATGCGTCGAAGCCCCCACGCTGCCATTGAGCCTGTTAAGTACTTAGGAATGGGTGAATGTGATTCATATAGCAAGAGTAGCAATTTAGGTGTTCCCACAGACAATGTTGGGATCATCACATCTGAGATAAAAGCCTGTTTTCGTATCCTAGGGTGCCCTCCAAAAGATCTAAGGGGCCTTTCTGTGCAAATGTTTAAACTTTCGACCTGCAGAACATCCAAGAATCAGCAGATGAGTTTGCCGTTTGCCGTTGTCAAAACTTTATCAACTCCAAGTAATCGCAGTACCAAACCTATTTTGGGACCACCTGCCAAGAAGCGTAAGCAATCTTATTCTCCTGCCAGGGAGTTTTTTGGGCTATACAATAAATCGATGCAGAAGGCATTATCACATGTTATGTCTGGAAAACTATCAACTACCTTGAATGATTCCTTTTTAGAAGCCTTGCCGACAGATATCGCAGACGAATTGAGGAGGGATCACGCGATATGTAAAAAGGCCAGTACATCTTATTTACCAAAGAAACGGATTGGGCTAGTAGAAGGAGGTTATGGGCAGAGGGACAATTGTTCTATACACCTAAAATCTAATACTTTAATGTCACCTGTTCTTTTTCAAGGTTTAACTCGACCGAAGAGAATACAACAACTGATAGTGCCTTGGATATCGGAAACAATTGCTAGTAATGGACCGAATAAAGATGACCTAAAGCTTTTCACAAGCTACCTTGATAAATTATGCTCCGCTGGTCCAGCACGGCTACACCTCATTGTTATGATAGCACAGTTAATTTCCCAGCAGCTAAAGATTCATGAGCTTCATTGTGAACGAAGGAGTTTTCAAGAGTGGGAGGAATTTCTATTGAAGGTCGTCACAATTAAGCTTAATCAATGCAGGCAACAAGATAAACgaaatatatctatatcatTTGACTTCTAA
- a CDS encoding uncharacterized protein (similar to Ashbya gossypii ADR371W), with protein sequence MSSFSSRYAMAKAMDQIKPQKLNNNVFFGPLNSLSQRDFLVENGIKFFISVGIPTGRVVEYVKALPTEEFIAIVVDGSSGATDGEEGGDVKRFRETHSARMQGVFRQVSMEGMGFGGRCLPQSEVVRQLHRPIAEYQSNIVAGDGIAVLEQFNDFITLFQQSRLGNILIYSANGNDERLTTLLVSQVLQTNMWSSVLEAFVYVKSLRPSIEDQLGVNSFWNANLVAFHERLRAKLFTWGNARPADACRSSLYQNNARKTKRRDETSCEEHEERYRYRSPELAPTPRPVATLARKRLATEAVYD encoded by the coding sequence ATGTCATCTTTCAGCAGCCGCTACGCGATGGCCAAAGCGATGGACCAAATTAAGCCTCAGAAGCTTAACAATAACGTGTTTTTTGGACCATTGAACAGTCTTTCGCAGAGAGATTTTCTTGTTGAGAACGGTATCAAGTTTTTTATATCTGTGGGGATCCCGACTGGTAGAGTAGTTGAATATGTCAAAGCTCTTCCTACGGAGGAATTTATTGCTATTGTTGTGGATGGTAGTTCTGGTGCGACTGATGGGGAGGAGGGTGGCGATGTGAAAAGATTTCGGGAAACACATAGTGCGCGGATGCAGGGTGTATTCAGGCAGGTTTCCATGGAGGGCATGGGGTTTGGCGGGAGGTGTCTGCCGCAGTCGGAGGTCGTGCGTCAGCTTCACCGGCCTATTGCTGAATACCAGAGTAATATTGTGGCTGGTGATGGGATAGCGGTGCTGGAGCAGTTTAACGATTTCATCACGCTGTTCCAGCAGTCGCGGCTGGGGAATATCCTTATCTATTCGGCCAACGGTAATGATGAGAGGCTAACCACCTTGTTGGTATCGCAAGTTCTGCAGACGAACATGTGGTCCAGCGTGTTGGAGGCCTTTGTATATGTGAAGTCGCTCCGCCCTTCTATTGAAGACCAGCTTGGTGtaaattctttttggaACGCAAATCTCGTAGCGTTCCACGAGCGTTTGCGTGCGAAGTTGTTTACCTGGGGAAATGCACGACCTGCTGATGCTTGTCGCTCCTCCCTGTATCAAAATAATGCGAGGAAAACAAAGAGACGCGACGAAACTTCTTGCGAAGAGCATGAAGAGCGGTATAGATATCGTTCTCCGGAACTAGCTCCTACTCCTAGACCTGTCGCGACGTTGGCGCGGAAACGCCTCGCGACAGAAGCAGTCTACGACTGA
- the RBG1 gene encoding GTP-binding protein RBG1 (similar to Ashbya gossypii ADR372C): MSTTVEKIKAIEDEMARTQKNKATSFHLGQLKAKLAKLRRELLQGVSASGGAGGIGFDVARTGVASVGFVGFPSVGKSTLLSKLTGTESEAAEYEFTTLVTVPGVIRYKGAKIQMLDLPGIIDGAKDGRGRGKQVIAVARTCNLLFIILDVNKPLHHKQIIEKELEGVGIRLNKQPPDIIMKKKEKGGVSITNTVPLTHLDHDEIRAVMSEYRINSAEIAFRCDATVDDLIDVLEAPTRRYIPAVYVLNKIDSLSLEELELLYRIPNAVPISSGKEWNLDELLEVMWDRLNLVRVYTKPKGTMPDFNDPIVLRSDRCSVKDFCNQIHKSLVEEFRNALVYGSSVKHQPQYVGLSHVLEDEDVVTILKK; this comes from the coding sequence ATGTCGACGACAGTTGAGAAAATCAAGGCGATTGAAGATGAGATGGCTCGTACGCAGAAAAACAAGGCGACGTCGTTTCATCTTGGGCAATTAAAGGCAAAGTTGGCCAAGTTACGGAGGGAGTTGTTGCAGGGTGTTTCGGCAAGTGGTGGTGCTGGTGGTATTGGGTTTGATGTTGCTAGAACAGGTGTTGCTTCTGTTGGGTTTGTTGGGTTTCCGTCTGTTGGTAAATCGACGTTACTTTCAAAGCTGACCGGTACAGAGTCCGAGGCAGCAGAATATGAATTTACTACGTTAGTAACGGTTCCCGGTGTAATCCGTTACAAGGGGGCCAAGATACAGATGTTGGATCTTCCAGGGATCATTGATGGTGCTAAGGATGGTCGGGGACGTGGTAAACAGGTGATTGCTGTTGCAAGGACGTGTAATCTCTTATTCATTATACTGGACGTCAATAAGCCGTTGCATCATAAGCAGATTATTGAGAAGGAGTTAGAAGGGGTCGGTATTCGGCTAAACAAGCAGCCGCCTGATATTATcatgaagaagaaggagaaagGTGGTGTGTCCATAACAAATACAGTTCCATTGACCCACTTGGATCATGATGAGATAAGGGCGGTGATGAGCGAGTACCGTATAAACAGTGCGGAGATTGCTTTTAGGTGCGATGCCACTGTGGACGATTTGATCGATGTTTTGGAGGCACCCACCAGGAGATACATACCCGCCGTATACGTGTTGAATAAGATCGATTCGCTGTCACTAGAGGAGTTAGAATTGCTGTACAGGATCCCCAATGCGGTGCCCATATCCAGTGGTAAGGAGTGGAACCTAGATGAGTTACTCGAAGTGATGTGGGATCGGTTAAACTTAGTTCGTGTTTACACCAAGCCTAAGGGGACCATGCCTGACTTTAACGATCCAATTGTGTTACGTTCTGACCGCTGTTCTGTGAAAGACTTTTGTAACCAGATCCACAAGTCTTTGGTCGAAGAATTTAGAAATGCCCTAGTATATGGCAGTAGTGTCAAGCATCAACCGCAGTATGTTGGATTGAGTCATGTTTTAGAGGACGAAGACGTCGTcacaattttgaaaaagtaA
- the MTW1 gene encoding MIND complex subunit MTW1 (similar to Ashbya gossypii ADR367C), producing MSVPTMSSTALLTEHLEFPPVSLVDDLINSVNEIMYKCTQAMETYLQQRSVIGGRDYTEEIRVGTAKLETLLENAVDKNLDRLELYVLRNVLSLPSELIENGSFRLGHYEGLVLHEDMGTEMEERFVAVEKAFQVHEMLRARLGETRRVYERTVKFKRLVLRLLEGGLKGKEDKDNNRNLEVLLNSLKPVDETMRLLASQLRALYVENEKFCSSTSIELLLEKYSGLQDSGATRSGYIDNRTRRLFENLFQEEADEEGRAIPLGGSPTEEDQSTISQVDDINHPDWSAIQKYT from the coding sequence ATGTCGGTTCCAACAATGTCTTCAACGGCTTTGTTGACCGAACATTTAGAGTTTCCACCGGTATCGCTAGTCGACGATCTAATCAACAGTGTGAATGAGATCATGTATAAATGCACGCAAGCGATGGAGACGTATTTGCAGCAACGTAGCGTAATTGGTGGGAGGGATTATACCGAGGAGATCAGAGTTGGTACGGCTAAGCTGGAAACTTTGCTGGAGAATGCTGTGGATAAGAATCTAGATCGATTGGAGCTGTATGTGTTACGGAACGTGTTGAGTTTGCCATCAGAGCTGATAGAAAATGGGAGCTTCAGACTAGGCCATTATGAGGGGTTGGTGCTACACGAGGATATGGGAACTGAGATGGAGGAGCGGTTTGTAGCAGTTGAAAAAGCGTTTCAAGTTCATGAGATGTTGCGAGCGCGACTCGGGGAGACAAGGCGGGTTTATGAACGGACAGTGAAGTTCAAGAGACTGGTATTAAGGTTACTGGAGGGAGGGTTGAAAGGTAAGGAGGATaaggataataatagaaatTTGGAAGTTCTTTTGAACAGTCTAAAACCCGTGGACGAGACAATGCGGCTACTTGCGTCGCAACTGCGAGCTTTATATGTAGAGAACGAGAAGTTCTGTAGCTCAACAAGCATTGAGTTGCTATTGGAAAAATATTCGGGGTTACAGGACAGTGGTGCAACAAGGAGTGGCTATATTGATAACAGGACGAGGAGATTATTTGAGAATTTATTCCAGGAGGAGGCAGATGAGGAGGGTAGGGCTATCCCTCTTGGTGGAAGTCCGACGGAGGAGGACCAGTCTACGATTTCGCAGGTCGATGACATCAATCATCCTGACTGGTCTGCAATCCAGAAATATACTTAG
- a CDS encoding uncharacterized protein (similar to Ashbya gossypii ADR366W): MEFNSPQPEQAQLHGHIHSKGATMLLNMLHQQVQAELNKGGSGSHGELSGHRGAKGESQMRSDGVSGVPVIGDGGIYIEGSGSIDLTLDENNLIPSPPLSPKVYQGEIGASLSHDAVSLDRVGMQKNTNLRGLDDAEQVSAGCGEIVVTPSWTTGMTTKRYRYATHGFLSQYRLMGYGNGGLTRPKRQPASSSSVVARRSAKYSKTYASGSDFDKVYRTRRVTKNAVNAAGEIEDMSSVPVPSRPSPRANRKPKKSHIHHGQHQLHSSPLASAKEVHSAPTYVPNMSWEKLPDYSPPLSTLPSNNNNKCLKVEWKGSSMDLSNDPLKHKLHPAELVLAQTLRLPCDLYLDSKRRLFCEKVHRLKQDMPFRRTDAQKACRIDVNKASRLFAAYEKIGWLDDDNFAKYL; encoded by the coding sequence ATGGAATTCAACTCGCCACAACCAGAACAGGCTCAATTACATGGGCATATCCATTCGAAGGGAGCTACGATGTTACTCAATATGCTCCACCAGCAAGTTCAGGCGGAGCTTAATAAGGGGGGCAGTGGTAGTCATGGAGAATTGTCGGGCCACAGAGGTGCGAAAGGGGAGTCACAGATGCGTTCAGATGGGGTTTCTGGGGTTCCTGTTATTGGTGATGGGGGCATTTACATTGAGGGCAGTGGTAGTATCGATTTGACACTAGATGAGAATAATCTGATTCCTTCGCCGCCATTATCGCCCAAGGTCTATCAAGGTGAGATAGGGGCGAGCTTAAGCCACGATGCTGTATCTTTGGATCGGGTTGGCATGCAAAAGAACACAAATCTAAGGGGGTTGGATGATGCTGAGCAGGTCAGTGCTGGGTGCGGTGAAATTGTAGTGACGCCAAGTTGGACTACTGGAATGACTACAAAACGGTACCGTTATGCGACACACGGATTCCTTTCACAGTACCGTCTCATGGGGTACGGTAATGGTGGTTTGACAAGACCAAAACGCCAGCCAGCGTCTAGCTCTAGTGTTGTGGCTCGGAGGTCTGCCAAGTACAGTAAGACGTATGCTTCTGGATCTGACTTTGATAAGGTGTACAGAACAAGGCGCGTTACTAAAAATGCCGTTAATGCTGCTGGAGAAATAGAAGACATGTCATCGGTACCAGTTCCATCCAGACCCTCACCCCGTGCAAACCGCAAACCCAAAAAGTCGCATATACACCATGGCCAGCATCAACTGCACTCTTCGCCTTTGGCCTCTGCAAAAGAAGTTCATTCTGCACCCACATACGTTCCCAATATGAGTTGGGAGAAGCTCCCAGATTATTCTCCACCGTTATCTACACTACCAtctaataataacaataagTGTCTAAAGGTTGAATGGAAGGGTTCATCAATGGATTTGTCCAATGACCCCTTGAAACACAAACTACATCCCGCAGAATTAGTCTTGGCACAAACGTTGCGGCTACCCTGTGATTTGTATTTGGACTCAAAGCGCAGATTGTTCTGCGAAAAAGTGCACCGTTTGAAACAAGACATGCCTTTTCGGAGGACTGATGCTCAAAAGGCTTGTCGCATCGACGTTAACAAGGCTTCTAGGTTGTTTGCTGCATATGAAAAGATTGGTTGGTTGGATGACGACAATTTTGCCAAATACCTATGA
- the TYE7 gene encoding Tye7p (similar to Ashbya gossypii ADR370W): MSNAGPTSFEEWLMHERVGTVKQPGQQEEDRPKWYESGQSAPSSVTTSSAGSPVDQFASLFDANATLGQQSDSETLFATSNETSLMNSPTLVKKEQAEADLQFISELVSMALDFGSLEDGQTPANADAAAAKQNTVQQRKPSNEHSNDHHDDDYSSNDDKNDNDNEWGNNKTSTVTPRKERTAAQSKRKRGPRKRLTPHQKEAHNKIEKRYRININTKIAKLQQIIPWVASEETAFEVGDDLRPKITPSCMNVRGSSAAAAAAAAAGTPKLNKSMILEKAVDYILYLQNNQTLYELEVQRLKKELETFRSHC; this comes from the coding sequence ATGAGTAACGCTGGGCCTACCAGTTTTGAGGAGTGGTTAATGCACGAACGAGTGGGTACTGTAAAGCAACCAGGGCAGCAGGAGGAAGATAGACCCAAGTGGTATGAATCAGGACAATCGGCGCCTTCTTCTGTGACAACCTCATCGGCTGGCTCTCCTGTTGATCAGTTTGCTTCATTATTTGACGCTAATGCAACGTTGGGACAGCAGTCGGACAGTGAGACACTGTTCGCGACGTCCAACGAAACCTCGTTGATGAATTCACCTACATTGgttaaaaaagaacaggCAGAAGCCGACTTGCAGTTTATATCTGAGCTCGTGTCAATGGCACTTGATTTCGGCAGTTTGGAAGATGGACAGACACCAGCAAatgctgatgctgctgctgccaaGCAAAACACCGTGCAACAGAGAAAACCTAGTAACGAACATAGTAATGACCATCACGATGATGACTACTCCAGTAATGATGATAagaatgataatgataatgagtGGGGGAACAATAAAACGTCCACAGTCACACCACGAAAAGAACGCACTGCAGCGCAGTCTAAACGTAAACGGGGGCCACGCAAACGGTTGACACCGCACCAAAAGGAAGCACATAACAAAATTGAGAAACGCTACAGAATAAATATTAACACGAAAATCGCCAAGCTGCAACAGATTATTCCATGGGTAGCTTCCGAGGAAACCGCATTTGAGGTGGGCGATGATCTGAGGCCTAAAATTACTCCCTCCTGCATGAATGTCCGCGGATCGTCCGCcgctgctgccgccgccgctGCCGCAGGCACACCAAAACTCAACAAAAGCATGATTTTGGAGAAAGCAGTTGACTACATTCTCTACTTGCAAAATAACCAAACACTCTACGAATTGGAGGTCCAACGACTTAAAAAGGAGTTGGAGACTTTTAGGTCCCATTGTTAA